DNA from Armatimonadota bacterium:
GCATCAGCTATCATGCCGCCGAGTGCCTTTGCTTGATCGGCGGGATCCTCCAGGACGACTGGGACATGTCGCAACGAGACTTGTGCCTGAGGCTCCAGGCTGCCGACTCGCCGGACCGACGGTCCGCCCTAGCGGAGCTGGAAGCCTTGCTGTCCGGGCGACTCTGAAGGCACCGACGAAAAAAGCCCCGTTCCGAGGGAACGGGGCCTTGGTGCAAGACGGCCTAGGGCCGCCGGGCCTCAATGGTGATGGTGGCCGTGGCCTTCGTCTTCTTCCTTAGGGATCTCGGCGACGGCCGCCTCGGTCGTCAGAAGCAGCGCCGAGATCGACGCGGCGTTCTGCAGACAACAGCGGACGACCTTGGTCGGGTCGACGACGCCGGCCTTCATGAGGTCTTCATAGACGAGGGTCGAGGCGTTGAACCCGTGCTTACCGTTCCGCACCTTTTCCGCGACGACGCTCCCTTCTTCGCCTGCGTTCTCGACGATCGTCCGAAGCGGCGCTTCGCACGCCTTGCGGACGATCTGGGCGCCGATCAGTTCGTCGCCCGTCAAGGCAGCGCTCTTGGACTTACCGGTGGGCGCCGCCAAGGACTCGAGCGACTTCGCCGACCAGAGGATCGCGCTTCCGCCGCCGGGGACGATGCCTTCTTCCAGAGCGGCGCGGGTCGCGGCGAGGGCGTCTTCGATGCGGGCCTTGCGCTCCTTCAGTGCCGTCTCGGTGGCTGCGCCGACCTTGATGACGGCGACGCCGCCAGAGAGCTTCGCCTGTCGCTCCTGCAGCTTCTCTTTGTCATAGTTGCTGTCGGTCGACTCGATCTGCTTTTTGATCTGGCTCAACCTACCGTTGATGTCGGCCTTCTTGCCCTTTCCGCCGATGATCGTCGTGTTGTCCTTGGTGATGACCACCTTGGCGCACGAACCGAGCATGTCCGGCGTCACGTTCTCCAGCTTCAATCCCAGGTCTTCCGTGACGAATTGTCCGCCGGTCAAGATCGCCATGTCTTCGAGCATCGCTTTACGGCGGTCGCCGAAACCAGGAGCCTTGACGCTTGCGACGGGAAGGTTCGCGCGCAGCCGGTTCAAGACCAGCGTCGCGAGGCACTCGTTCTCGATGTCTTCGGCGACGATGAGCAACGGCTTGCCCATGCGGAGAACCTTCTCGAGGAGCGGGATGATGTCCTGCACCGCACTGATTTTCTTCTCGTAGAAGAGGATCATCGGTTCTTCGAACACCGTCTCCATCCGCTGCGGATCGGTGATGAAGTAGGGCGACATGTAGCCTTTGTCGAACTGAAGGCCCTCGACGATGTCGAAGTTCGTCTCTGCGGTCCGGCTCTCTTCGACCGTCACGACGCCGTCTTTGCCGACGGTATCGATGACCTCGGCCACGAGTTCGCCGATCGAAACGTCCTTGGCGCTGATCGTCGCGACCTCGGCCATGCCCTTACGGCCTTTGACCGGGGTGCTCATCTTCTCGAGCTCTTTGACGACCGCGTCGACGGCGATTTCGATGCCTCGCTTGATCTGCATCGGGTTGCTGCCGGCCGCGACGTTTCGGGCGCCTTCCTTGAAGATGGCCTGTGCCAGGACGGTCGCGGTCGTCGTTCCGTCGCCGGCGATGTCGTTCGTCTTCGTGCTGACTTCCCGGACGAGGGCGGCGCCGATGTTCTCGAAGCGGTCTTCGACCTCGATCTCCTTGGCGATCGTGACGCCGTCGTTGATGACGGTCGGGGAACCGTACTTTTTCTCAAGGACGACGTTGCGGCCCCGGGGGCCGAGCGTGACTTTGACGGCGTTGGCGAGCTTGTCGACGCCCGTCTCGATGGACTTGCGGGCCTCCCCGCTGAACTTCAGGTCTTTAGCAGCCATGGTCTTCGATCACTTCTTGGCGCCGACCTTCTCCTTCTTGGCCGGCTTGTCGGTCTTGGCGGTGCTCCCGGTCACGGTGCCGAGGACGTCGTCGTTGCGCAGGATCACGTAATCGGTGCCGCCCACGGTGACTTCGGTACCGCTGTACTTGCCGTAGAGGACGGTGTCGCCGACCTTGACGTCGACGGGCGCGGTCTTGCCGCTGTCAAGGGTCTTGCCGGGGCCTGTCGCGACGACGGTCCCGCGCATGGGCTTCTCCTTTGCCGTGTCGGGGAGGATGATGCCGCCGGCCGATTTTTCTTCGTGCGCGGCCGGCTCGACGACGATGCGGTCGTGGAGGGGTTGTAGCTTCATTTCGGTAAGGTCTCTCCTCGCAAGAGTAGGGTGAGGATGTTGGCAGTATACCGTCGAGAGTGCCAACGCCGGGCCCGGTCCCTTCGGGCGTCACCGGATTCGCGCGACGACAAAAAAGCCGGCGTACAATGAGGGCGGCCTCGGACAATTCCGATTGCCCGACGGCCGGAGAGGTACGAACGATGAAAAGGACACTCTTTTCGGCGATGGCGGTCATCGCCGTCGCTACGGCTCAGGCGCAAGGCGGCCCGATGGGCTACTGGATGTCGGCCGGCAACAATCAGAACATCACGCGGTACGACGCCGGCGTGACCAACGTGTACAAGACGTCCGGCGGTCAGGACTATCCGATCGCCGTGTCCGGGGACGTCCGGACGGCGGCGTCTGGGCAGATGGACGCGGCCGACCACGGCGGCCTTTACGATCTGAACGGGAACTGGCAGGGGACCGACTATTACGATTTCGCTCCCAACAACTTCGACATCCTCGCCTATGACGGAACGACCGACGGAAGCCGCAACTATATCGTGAACTACGGCAACCTGGGCGGAGTGTGGGCGACGGACCGGGATTGGACGAACGCGACCAAACTGTTCGACCTGGGCGGGTTCGGCAACTACCTCGGCATCACGTACGACGTCCAGAACAAGAGTCTCTGGGTGTCACGGTGGGACTCGGGCATGGTGGAGGAGTACGACATGACCGGCAACCTGGTGTCGAAGTTCGACTCGGGACTAGGGTTCGCCCAGACCTGTCTCGCCATGGACTATTCGACCGGGCTGCTCTGGATCGGACAGCAAGGGAACGGCGGCCTGTTCACGGGATACGACCGGAACGGCGTGATCGTCGACAGGTTCTCGGACGGGACGCTCGCCCAACTCAACACTTTGGGCGGCGAGTTCAACGTCGTACCAGAGCCGGCGACCATGCTCGCCTGCGCCGCTGGGCTCGCGGCCCTCGCACGGCGGCGCCGTAAGTAACGTCGCTCTTACGGTACAGGGCGCTCCGACCGGGGCGCCCTGTTCCTTCTCCGGGCCAAAATCCGACCATGGAGGCGCCTCGACCCAGGATTCCGTGTCCCGCCGCACTGGGAGCCATCGGCGTCCCGGCGAAGCGATGGGCGACCCGGATCGACCTCTATTCACAGCTCGAAGCAGGAAAGGCCGTGCTCGCTCGGGGCGATGGAAGTCCGGTATCGGAAGCGGCCCGGGAAGCCGGCATGAGCGTCGAGCGCTTCCAGCGCGTGTTCCGTGAGACAGAAGGGGTCGACCCTTCGCGGTTCGCCCAGACGGCGCGCCTCGGAAGGGCGAGGACGCTCCTGCGCGGATCAGACGTTCCGGTCGTGGACCTCGCGTTCCTCTGCGGCTATCAAAGCGCCAGCGGCTTCTCACGCGCCTATCGCCGTCGGTTCGGACGATCCCCGTCCTCCGAAAGGCCGAAAATGTCGGATCGTGCACAGCTTGAAGCCGCTCCGGTCGCTTAGAATCGTCGACGTCAAGGATCTTGCTCATGGCTGAAAACACCGTGTGTCACATCGAATGGGACGTCACCGATCTGGAACGCGCCCAGACCTTTTTTGGAGCCGTCTTCGAATGGACGTTCCGTTCATTCGGAGGCGACATGGTCGTGTTCGGGTCCGGCGACAAGCACCTCGGCGGGTTCATGAAGGTCGACTCGGTCCACGCCGGGTTCTCCCCGAGCGTCTGGATCGAGGTCGGTTCGATCGAAGCGACGCTGGCCAAGGTCGCGTCGGTCGGTGGCTCCGTCGTGAAAGGAAAGGGAGACGTGCCCGGCGTCGGATGGTCTGCCGTCTTCACGGACCCTGACGGTAACCGCGTGGGCATCGTCCAGTTCTCCGGCTCCTGAACGGCGGAACGCCTCCGGCCGATAATTGGGGTACCTTGTCCCCCGGTTCGATGTTGCGGGTCACGTTCGCGTTGTTGTGCTGTCTGGTCGTGCGTCTTGGGTTCGCCCTGGACGCTCGTTCTGTCGGGGCCGATCTGTTCGTGAACGAAGTGAAGATCCATACGTTCATGACCCCGCACGCGGGGCTGACCCCTGCGCAACGGGCCGCCGCTGCTTCCTCGAACCTCCAAAAGCTGACACAGGCTTCGACGTTCACCAAAGTCGCGAGCGGCAAGAACTGGTTGGTCAAGATGGGTGCCGCGACCGTTTTGATCGTGACGCCCGCCGAAGCGAAGGCCCGGAGGGTTTCGGCCCAGACGCTTGCGGCGACGGTGACGCAACGGTTGATCGACGCCGCGAACCAGCCGCCTCTGAAAGTCGTGCAGAAGACGCTCGACATCCCGACCGACCGGGCAGGGACCCTGACCGTGACCGGGTTCGCTGCCTCGAAAGCGCTCGCGACCGTCTCTGCTCCCGACGTCGTCCGGGTGGAGAAGACGCCAGGCGGATTCAAGGTCAGCCCGCTCGGACTGGGGACGGTCCAAGTGTCCGTCGTCTCCGGCGAATGGAAGGAGACGGTCGCGGTCACGGTTCGGCCGTACGCGTTCACTCCGAGCGGCCCGCTCTGGACTCAAGTCACGGGCGATCCGGCCGACAAGACCGTCGTGTCCGGGGCTGTCTCCGCTCTTCTCCAAGCCCATACCCCATGCCCGCCGGGTGCCAAGGTCTGGGCGAAGGTGTCGAACGCAGGGCCCGTAAGCACCGGGATGGAGCGCAAAGTGACGGCCAAGGTCTTTGCGACCGGCCCTGGTTGCTTCCCCTTCGAAGGCGAAGTGACGGTCACGGTCTTCAACATCGGCAAGGGTCCGGGCCGGGAGGACGAACTTTGGTACAGCAACAACCCGGAAAGCGTGGAACGGCCGGGAAGACTCTATTGGGGCGAACTGACCGAGGGCCGATCGGCCCGCCTGCTTTACCACCACCAGAACGACAATCCGCTGCCACAAGTCATCCAGTACGTCATCGTCAACCCGACCGACCAGCCTGCGGTCGTGACCTTGAACTTGGGTGAAAGCCGACCCGATAAGAACCCGACCCGGGCCGGATACGTCGCCGGTGAAAGCTATCTCGCGAAGTGGCTCAGCCGGAGCGGCGAAGTCGTTTCCGTGCCCGCGGGCAGCGCCGTCCCGATCACGGTCCGCAGGTTGGCCAAGGGCGAAACGACGAGCGGACTGGCTTCGATTGGACTTCGGAAGGGTGGCGCCTCAAGGATCGTCGTGTTCGGGGACGCCGTCTTCGACCAGCGGAGCCCGTCGTCCTGGATCCCCGGGCGGGAGGTCGTCGGCGCTTGGCACAACTGTCGTGCGCTTCCGGTCCGCACACTCAGCATGAGGATCGAGGGCGAAGCGAAAGACGTCTATCCCGATCCGTTCCGTGACGAGCGGTTCGAATATCAGATCGGAGGCAAGTTCGGCGTCGTCCGGATCGGAGAAAAGGCGATCCCCGACGCGGCCCAGCACCGGTCGCTCGACGGCAACTTCGGCGTCATTTACGACATCCAAGGCTCGATCTACAACCCCACTCCCGAACCCGCTGAAGTCGAACTTCTGCTCGAGGCCAGCGCGGGTTACGGGAGCGGACTTTTCGTCGTGAACGGCGAATGGATCCGGCTCGGTCTCATTTCTCCGAAGCGCGAAGTCGTTCTGATGAACATCAAGGTTCCGGCAGGGGCGACCAAGGACCTTCGGATCCAAACCTTGCCGTTGTCCGGTGCGAACTACCCCGTCACGCTGATCGTGAGGCCCACCGGGTTCGAACTCGCTTCGCGCCACCAACGTTGAATCCAGTGTCATGGGGCAGGCACCGGACTTCGAGCTGATCAAGGAACTCTTCGACCTGCCAGGGGCAGCCGCCGAAAGGGCTGCCAAAAGCACGACCCGCGGCAAGGTCGGAAAGACGACGTCCGAAAGCGCCACGCTCGGTCGCCAGGCCATGACGGAAGGCGACTACGAGTCCGCCGTCGAACATTTCAAGCGCGCCGTCGAGCAAAGCGACGAAACCTCGCCGTGGCCCTTGATGGACTTGGGAGCGGCCTATGCGGCATCGGACCAAGTCCCTCAGGCGTTCCGCCAATACGAGAAGGCCAAGCGTATTCAGAAAAGCGGGGAACTGATGGTCTCAATGGCGGGCCTCTACCGTCAGATGGGCCGGATGAACGACGCGATCGTGAAGCTGAAAGAAGCCGTCGACCTTGATCCGCAAGACGCCTACGCCCACCACAAGCTCGCCGAAGCGCTGCGCAAGGCCGGTCACCGGAAAGAAGCGGTCGATGCCGCCCAAGTCGCTGTCGCCTGCGCCCCGGACCAGGCGTTCTACCATTACTGGCTGGGAGAACTGCTTCTGGAATGCAGACAGTTCGAAGAGGCCGCCCATGCCCTCCATGCGGCGATCGAACTCTCACCGGGAGACGACGGGCTCTATTTCCTTGTGAGCCAGGCCTTCTGGGGGCAGGGCAAGCAGGAGGAAGCCGTCCGAGCGGTCCGGCTCGCGAGCGACATCGACGCGTCGAAGCCGCTGTACCACGGCCTACTCCGGTTGTTCCTGACCGCTATGGGGCTCAAAGACGAAGCGGCACAGGAAGACCGCAAGGCCAAAACGATGGACGCCTACGACCGGGACGTGCTTCGTCGGGCTTTGGAACGGATCGGGCTCCGCACGGCCTGATGGACCTTTCTCCGTTCCTTGAGCCGTCCCGACGTCTCGGTCTGGTCCTGACGGAGGACAGGCTCGAGAGTCTGAAAGCGTT
Protein-coding regions in this window:
- a CDS encoding tetratricopeptide repeat protein; its protein translation is MGQAPDFELIKELFDLPGAAAERAAKSTTRGKVGKTTSESATLGRQAMTEGDYESAVEHFKRAVEQSDETSPWPLMDLGAAYAASDQVPQAFRQYEKAKRIQKSGELMVSMAGLYRQMGRMNDAIVKLKEAVDLDPQDAYAHHKLAEALRKAGHRKEAVDAAQVAVACAPDQAFYHYWLGELLLECRQFEEAAHALHAAIELSPGDDGLYFLVSQAFWGQGKQEEAVRAVRLASDIDASKPLYHGLLRLFLTAMGLKDEAAQEDRKAKTMDAYDRDVLRRALERIGLRTA
- a CDS encoding VOC family protein, with the protein product MAENTVCHIEWDVTDLERAQTFFGAVFEWTFRSFGGDMVVFGSGDKHLGGFMKVDSVHAGFSPSVWIEVGSIEATLAKVASVGGSVVKGKGDVPGVGWSAVFTDPDGNRVGIVQFSGS
- a CDS encoding helix-turn-helix domain-containing protein; this encodes MEAPRPRIPCPAALGAIGVPAKRWATRIDLYSQLEAGKAVLARGDGSPVSEAAREAGMSVERFQRVFRETEGVDPSRFAQTARLGRARTLLRGSDVPVVDLAFLCGYQSASGFSRAYRRRFGRSPSSERPKMSDRAQLEAAPVA
- a CDS encoding PEP-CTERM sorting domain-containing protein, coding for MKRTLFSAMAVIAVATAQAQGGPMGYWMSAGNNQNITRYDAGVTNVYKTSGGQDYPIAVSGDVRTAASGQMDAADHGGLYDLNGNWQGTDYYDFAPNNFDILAYDGTTDGSRNYIVNYGNLGGVWATDRDWTNATKLFDLGGFGNYLGITYDVQNKSLWVSRWDSGMVEEYDMTGNLVSKFDSGLGFAQTCLAMDYSTGLLWIGQQGNGGLFTGYDRNGVIVDRFSDGTLAQLNTLGGEFNVVPEPATMLACAAGLAALARRRRK
- the groL gene encoding chaperonin GroEL (60 kDa chaperone family; promotes refolding of misfolded polypeptides especially under stressful conditions; forms two stacked rings of heptamers to form a barrel-shaped 14mer; ends can be capped by GroES; misfolded proteins enter the barrel where they are refolded when GroES binds); translation: MAAKDLKFSGEARKSIETGVDKLANAVKVTLGPRGRNVVLEKKYGSPTVINDGVTIAKEIEVEDRFENIGAALVREVSTKTNDIAGDGTTTATVLAQAIFKEGARNVAAGSNPMQIKRGIEIAVDAVVKELEKMSTPVKGRKGMAEVATISAKDVSIGELVAEVIDTVGKDGVVTVEESRTAETNFDIVEGLQFDKGYMSPYFITDPQRMETVFEEPMILFYEKKISAVQDIIPLLEKVLRMGKPLLIVAEDIENECLATLVLNRLRANLPVASVKAPGFGDRRKAMLEDMAILTGGQFVTEDLGLKLENVTPDMLGSCAKVVITKDNTTIIGGKGKKADINGRLSQIKKQIESTDSNYDKEKLQERQAKLSGGVAVIKVGAATETALKERKARIEDALAATRAALEEGIVPGGGSAILWSAKSLESLAAPTGKSKSAALTGDELIGAQIVRKACEAPLRTIVENAGEEGSVVAEKVRNGKHGFNASTLVYEDLMKAGVVDPTKVVRCCLQNAASISALLLTTEAAVAEIPKEEDEGHGHHHH
- a CDS encoding co-chaperone GroES, with the translated sequence MKLQPLHDRIVVEPAAHEEKSAGGIILPDTAKEKPMRGTVVATGPGKTLDSGKTAPVDVKVGDTVLYGKYSGTEVTVGGTDYVILRNDDVLGTVTGSTAKTDKPAKKEKVGAKK